The following proteins come from a genomic window of Castor canadensis chromosome 17, mCasCan1.hap1v2, whole genome shotgun sequence:
- the Trim42 gene encoding tripartite motif-containing protein 42 gives METAMCVCSPCCTWERCCPQSCSCLCCKFIFTSERNCTCFPCPYKDERNCQCCHCTCAENPNCHWCCCSWANDPNCKYCCTASSNIKCYYYESRCCRNATFTFRRGRLRTIHTASKIALRLGSSDTQVEEVKTTQVSSHLIDHLACPLCNRLRLHSFMLPCHHSLCEKCLRHLQKNAEVTENFFILICPVCDRSHCMPYSDKMHLPENYLRGRLTKRYMQQHGYLKWRFDRSSGPILCQVCRSQRIAYKRCVTCRLNLCNDCLKTFHSDVAMQDHVFVDTSAEDQDEKICIHHPSSRISEYCRNDNELLCTFCKVAFHNGHETVSLIDACSERASALFSAIAKFKAVRYEIDNDLMEFNILKNSFKADKEAKRKEIRNGFLKLRSILQEKEKKIMEQIENLEVSRQKEIEKYVYVTTMKVNQMDGLIAYSKEALKETGQVAFLQSAKILVDQIEDGIQSTYKPDPQLRLHSLHCIPLDFAELSSAIHELFPMGPKKASSSSGDLQPAPYPGHSEMMIARKVTFSTHSFGNQQIYRRSSSLLSVNTTEKAKMGLEAYGRAQSAALAKPTDDFYTYWSATVENQPTQNSSSFHNWYSFNDGSVKIPGPIVIYQTLVYPRAAKIYWTCPTEDVDCFEMEFYELVSTSPNNVRTELCGQIRDIMQQNLELHNLTPNTEYLFKVRAINENGPGQWSDVCKVVTPDGRGKNRAKWGLLKSIQSTLQKRF, from the exons ATGGAGACTGCTATGTGCGTCTGTTCGCCATGCTGTACATGGGAAAGATGCTGCCCTCAGTCGTGTTCCTGTCTCTGCTGCAAGTTCATCTTCACCTCGGAGCGGAACTGCACCTGCTTCCCCTGCCCTTACAAGGATGAGCGTAACTGCCAGTGTTGCCACTGCACCTGTGCCGAGAACCCCAACTGCCactggtgctgctgctcctgggcCAACGACCCCAACTGCAAGTACTGCTGCACGGCCAGCAGCAACATCAAGTGCTACTACTACGAAAGCCGCTGCTGCCGCAATGCCACCTTCACCTTCCGCAGGGGTCGCCTCCGAACCATCCACACCGC CTCCAAGATTGCCCTGCGCTTGGGCAGCAGTGACACTCAAGTAGAGGAAGTGAAGACTACTCAGGTGAGCAGTCACCTGATAGACCACCTCGCCTGTCCCCTGTGCAACCGGCTGCGTCTGCACTCCTTCATGCTGCCCTGCCACCACAGCCTGTGCGAGAAGTGCCTGCGGCACTTGCAAAAGAATGCCGAGGTCACCGAAAACTTCTTCATCCTCATCTGCCCAGTGTGCGACCGCTCGCACTGCATGCCCTATAGCGACAAAATGCACCTGCCGGAGAACTACCTGCGCGGGCGCCTCACCAAGCGCTACATGCAGCAGCATGGCTACCTCAAGTGGCGCTTCGACCGCTCCTCGGGTCCCATCCTCTGCCAGGTCTGCCGCAGCCAGCGCATCGCCTACAAGCGCTGTGTCACCTGCCGCCTCAACCTGTGCAACGACTGCCTCAAGACCTTCCACTCGGACGTGGCCATGCAGGACCACGTCTTCGTGGACACCAGCGCTGAGGACCAGGATGAGAAGATTTGCATCCACCACCCGTCCAGTCGCATCAGTGAATACTGCCGCAATGACAACGAGCTGCTTTGCACCTTCTGCAAGGTCGCTTTCCACAATGGCCATGAGACGGTCAGCCTCATAGACGCCTGCTCCGAGAGGGCTTCCGCTCTCTTTAGCGCCATTGCCAAGTTCAAAGCAG TCCGATATGAAATTGATAATGACCTGATGgaattcaacattttaaaaaacagctttaaAGCCGACAAGGAAGCCAAGCGAAAGGAGATCAGAAATGGATTTCTCAAATTGCGTAGCATTcttcaagagaaagagaaaaagatcatGGAGCAGATAGAGAATCTAGAAGTGTCCAGGCAGAAGGAGATTGAGAAGTACGTATATGTCACAACCATGAAAGTGAACCAAATGGATGGTCTGATTGCCTACTCCAAGGAAGCCCTGAAGGAGACAGGCCAAGTGGCGTTCCTGCAGTCTGCCAAGATCCTGGTGGACCAGATCGAGGATGGTATTCAGAGCACCTACAAGCCTGACCCTCAGCTACGGCTGCATTCATTGCACTGTATACCCTTGGACTTTGCCGAGCTCTCCAGCGCCATCCATGAGCTCTTCCCCATGGGTCCCAAGAAAGCAAGCTCGTCTTCGGGGGACTTGCAGCCTGCCCCCTATCCCGGGCACTCAGAAATGATGATTGCCAGAAAAGTCACTTTCAGCACCCACAGCTTTGGCAATCAGCAGATATATCGGCGAAGTTCCTCCTTATTGTCCGTCAATACCACCGAGAAGGCCAAGATGGGTCTGGAGGCCTATGGGAGAGCCCAGTCAGCTGCACTTGCAAAACCCACGGATGACTTCTATACCTACTGGAGTGCTACAGTGGAAAACCAGCCCACACAGAATAGCAGCAGCTTCCACAACTGGTACTCGTTCAATGATGGCTCTGTGAAGATCCCAGGCCCAATTGTCATTTACCAGACTCTGGTATATCCAAGAGCTGCCAAG ATTTACTGGACATGCCCAACAGAAGATGTGGACTGTTTTGAGATGGAATTCTATGAGCTGGTTTCTACCTCTCCTAACAATGTGAGGACAGAGCTCTGCGGACAAATTCGGGACATAATGCAGCAGAATCTAGAGCTACACAACCTGACCCCCAATACGGAATATCTGTTTAAAGTTAGAGCCATCAATGAAAATGGTCCTGGGCAGTGGAGTGACGTCTGTAAG